Genomic DNA from Pseudorasbora parva isolate DD20220531a chromosome 17, ASM2467924v1, whole genome shotgun sequence:
tgtgtgtgtgtgtgtgtgtgtgtgtgtgtgtgtgtgtgtgtgtgtgtgtgtgtgtgtgtgtgtgtgtgtgtttgtgtgtgtttcagtgtaAACACCTGTTTTGCTCTCCGTGTCCTCCGATGATTTGGAGCTTGATTTGTACAGGCCGTGGtttaataaatcaaatgaaaatacaataatatacgCGCTCAGAGGATTTCTCGTCCAGAAAGGtcagctctgagatcaattatACCGCGAGGAagaccttaaagggacagttcacacaaaaattaaacCCTCAAGATGTTCTGAActtatgagtttctttgttctgttgaacacaaaagaagatattttaaagaattttgATTTCCCTATCGactttttaaatgatttagacACCTTTGATTGCCAAagttctttaaaatatcgttttccaacagaacaaagaaacttatacaacaacttgagggtgagtaaatgatgacaggatttaAAATTtgggttgaactatccctttaatgatgGAATATTTCTCTATACACAACCTTGCTTTTATGACCCCAATAATTCACTCCAAATCTGTCCTTTTAAAATTGCACATGCAAGCTCCTATTTTTGTCTTTGTGCATTCAGAGACTGCAACCCCAACCCCAACCCCAGTGTTTACAGATGAAGGAATAAATGTGATGAGGAAAGCGGGGGTGTCGTTTAAGAGCCACATTCAGCCTTGGGAAATGGCCGCTTGTCACAAGAGTCTCTGGGACAGTGACAGCATCATCAACTACACACTGATATTTCAGCTTTTAgaatgaaaagacaaacatgtcCTGTCTTGTCTGGTGGTCCTTTGTCAAGATTTACATTTGCATTAactcatttagcagatgcttttatccacaGCGACATACAAATGAGGAAACGCGAGTAATTTATCATAAAGGAGCCAAAAAAGCAATATTGGATTCCAAGAGTAAATCAGGAAAACGGCAGTAGAGAGTCAGTGATATTTTAATGGGAAAAGTGCTTTAATTTACGGTTATGAATAAGTTGGATGCAGAGAAAGGATCAATAAAACGTTAAAGCATTCAAAAACTTTCATGCTTTTCTTTTGCGGTTGTTAGCTTTTTGAAAAGTGTATTTTAATGTTATATCTGTCAcattaataaaagtattaccATGATTTTGTATGTGGTACAATTGTAAACTGTATATCAAAGTAACTTGGTATTACCATCACTGTCCCAtggtgttattttagtattaattattatgctttttaatgttttttaaatacgcatatattttattcatttttatttcagttagttattttagtacactgaaaattaaaaatgtttccttGGCTCATAGTTCTGCTTTCTAATGGTATGATTATGATTTTCATGGGTACAAATGTCTATTATATAGTAAGTTTGATGTCAGAGATGTGGAAGGAAATCCAAAAATCAATTATTCTTTTAATTCTAGGAATATTTACTTCAAGCATGCAGTGTAATCTATACTTATCATCTTTTAATCAAACATTGACATGGCTTTTATGGGTTTAAATCCTCTCACagcattttaaaacaatattcaGTCAGACTTTACAGTAATCAATCACATTTTAAATGGATGATATATGGTTTAAATGTGTTAAATGGATCATAAACAGCTTATTCCACATGTGAGGAAGCAGCATTATTGCATTACAAATAATAATCATTCAGTAATTCACATGTGGACCAGAACCAATCGTTTATCAAGAAAAACATATGTCTTAGATGCAAAATAGGGCAAAACAGTTGGGGAAAAAGCACATAAGTGTTTTGTATTCTAATAATACACATATTTGTAAGTCCAGACATGGTTAAAAAATGAGAATATGATAAAAGTGGTCACGTTATTTATGCTTTCTCTATAAATGAGATATTTTCTCTGGGGAGACACTAATTGAGATTTCAGCGAGTATTGAGGTAATTGTGTTTGGTGTTTGGCTCTGTTTTCTATCTGTGAATCACATTAGACCATGAATGATTGGTGTAGTTCAGTGGAAACTTCCGTCTGAGATCTTCATCTCCTTTAGATTGATCCGATTCAAGAACTACTATTTAAAGCTTAATACTGCAAAGTatacacaaaaaagaaaaaaagaatgtaGTCTTTCACAGGTGGTGAAGCTGCAAATGAACAGTACAGGAACAATAGGCTGTCAATAGAAAAGCTCTCTGGTGCCATCTAGCTAAAAACAAACAAGTTTCTGGTCTCCATTTTGTGTCTTTATCAGATCAGAACACACTAACATTAGACATATTGATAGATCAGTTGTACTCATATTTGGTGTCTATGAGAGCTTTTTTAGATGTTATGAAGAAATGTGTCCATGAGCGTTCCTGGaccaaaataatgtcaaaatggtTAATATACTTCCATACTATATAGTGCAGATATTGTTTGGATAAGTTTGGGGTCATATTTcaagatttaatatttatttccgcaaggatgcattaaattgatcaaaagtttgacatttgacaattacatttacaaaacatttccatttcaaataaatgctgtccttttaaaactatatttaaattgggggggggggggggggggggggggggttacaaaaaacaaatgtttcttgagtatcaaatcatcatattagaatgatttctgaaggatcatgtgactgaagactggagtaatgctgctgaaaattctgctttgatcacaggaataaatggtAAAAATTACAATTACTTTAAATTGTGATTTTAGATTatctttttactgtatttgatgaaataaatgcagtcttagTGAGCAGCAgatattcaaatacattttgactGTAGTGTGTATTTGGATCCCATAATGCAATGCACTCAACCGGATCTTTCAGACAaactaaaatcaacttaaagcATAAGTTAACTCATCCTAAGGATCTCATTACTTGAGCAGACTTTCCACACAAAATTAGACTATTGCAAAAATAATTGTCCAAGAAGCTAAAGCAAGCATGCTCATGAATTCATGTGACAAACGTAGCACACTGCAAAGAATGCAACGAGCAAATCACTTTGCTCTAATCACCAATCTAAGGAATTTCAATAGTCACTATACAAATTAGGGCACTTTACGAACACTTACCTAAGAAAGAACTAGGTAATATAAGGTAACTGCATAGAGGTTAGGGTAACTAgttattgtaattattttacTCCTGTTCCCCATCATGTACATAGTATGTACTTAAAATCCTACCAAATTAAGTTTCAAGCAATTAAACCCCAaatgaagaaaaacaaaaacacttctATGTATTCCAAGTTAATAAAGTAccaaaaagtttaaaaatataCAAGTCTTTATTCAACCATTTAAATATGTACAGTTTCTGTGACAAGACAGACAGGAATGGTTCATTtcattataaaacatttataaatttTATAAAATCTTATAAAACATCATTTACAATACTGAAGAGGCTACTTAACCTCcttaagtctttttttttttttttggcaataaGGATGATTGTAATTTTTCCTCTTTGTGCAACGGCCACAAAAAAGGGCAGATTCACTTCACATTTAGGAagataaaactttttaaaagtcttttaaatCAGTTAAGAACCCAAAGGGATTTCTCTAAAAGTTCTTGTAACATTTTCCCTTCTGATGCTCAGAGGCGACGGACGTTTCTTTTGCTTCGGGCGGAGCCGGCGATGAGTGTTTTCTGTGAGGAGGAGAATGACCGGACAGTATTTCGGCACGGGTCAGAGCTGTGGAACGCCAACTGGCACAGCGTACAAGACTCAAAAGCGCAGCTGACCCGCGTGCACACCGCCCTCTGCATGACCGAGTCGACCCGTGCCGGAGAGCCGCAGAGAACACATGATCGCAGAGACTCGTGCTGCTTCAGGGATCGGGCAGCCTAGGAGAAGAAAACCACATTAAAATCAGCTACAGTCGTGCAtgcatcagaaaaaaaaaaaaaattacccttTTCTCATTTCTCAGGTCCTCAGAAGCAAGTCATAATAGTTGGGCAAACTACTGTGAATGGAAACTACAACCATTAATTTTTCTGTCCTCCTTTACCCTAATAgctgaagaaaagaaaaatccaCATTCTATGACTTTCAAGAaacgaaaaggaaaaaaagaaaccgTATGCAGTTTGGCTGATTATTTACACGACAACcaccattttaaaaacaatacaaatgtATCACAAATGAAAACTGTGACGTCATGCGCATCACGTGTTCAATCTATAGGTGCGTAGGGTTACTTAAAGAGGCCGGCAATTTTTTTTGCTTTCCATTTATTACATGAAAACTTTTGGTGTTAACATAACCTATATGGTAATAGGTTAACAAGGAACTTTAACCTATATggttaacaaataaaataacttttttcccAGCTGGTTTACTCCGTTGTTAAAGTGTAACAACCCAAGATGAGAAAATGGGACCTGAACTTAATATAACTGCATATTTCCCCACCAAAAAAAAGATTAGGCGGTCAGCATTCTCAGGGGAGAGAGTAGACCtgtgtgttgactttgaaacgaTAGACTTTACATTACATACATCTGTGGTGGaattactagattttcacaCAGAtacatgtttgttttaatgAGGACAATGCACCGTCACTTTAATTCAGTGTGCTGCACCCCAAAAAAATAGACTGTGTAGACTAGTTTTCCACCTTCTTCCTTCATTATATTTTACAGGGAAGCCAAAATGCTCTTATACATGCGATTTGAATGATGCGGGAGGCTTTAATTTCTTTTGCTCCTCCGCTAGCCATTGTTGACTGATTATCGCCCCTGTTCACGTGAACACATGACTGCTGTGCAGTTTCACTGAAACTCAGCATCGAGTTTAAAGGAACAAAAATCACAATTTTGACAGACAAACCTTTTTGTGTTAGCCCACAATTGCTAAACAATTAAAGATTAATGCGCAAGTTTAAAACATGCGCAATAAATCCGCGGGTAACGTGCGTGCCGAACCATGGGTAGTGATCTGTACGGATCAACTGCGATCCGTTACACTCCTAGTAGTAATGTATCAAAAGAGAGCGAGTATGTTGGAGGGGGAAGCGAGAGATCACTCACTATCAGCCCATCACACAACAGTATTAAGTTTATGCCAAAGTAAACAGTGTGGTGTACATTAGTTCTAAAtagtgaaaatatatatttttaattaagacGGGGGTGAAAAGGtcctttttttggggggtgaaaaggtatagttcacccccAAAACGTTTTAATTCAGTCATCATTCACTGACACTCAAGCGGtcccaaacctgtataaattaATGAATTTCTTTCATTGAACAGTTGACtttagccattgacttccatagggcgaaaaaaaaaaaaatactacaatTGTATGGTTACcagttttctttaaaatatattttatattcaaaggaaaaactcatacaggtttggaacaacatgagaatGAGTAAACatcaatttttgggtgaactgtccctttaagctaGATTCCCCATGTTTACGCTGAAAACACAGCACAGTCTGTGAAAAGGATCAATTATTTGGTGTCAATGGGAGCGTCAATTTTTATCTACCTCTTGAAACTGTTGGAAGCGACTTGATTTGGATGCGTTTTGCGCTCCACCCGTCTGGCACGACGGTTTCTTAACGGCCTTGTGGACGGGCGTAGAGGCTACGGTCTGCATACAAGAGAACACCACCCTGCTCAAGGTGAAGTCTCGTGATAATGATCCCACGGGGTGGCCCGAGTCCTGGAGGCAAAAAAAGCAGCACAGTTAGAATGGGAAGATATCAAAATTACACTTCCATTCCAGTTCTCCATGACAAGAGGCCATTTAGAAAATCAAGAGCCATTTAGAATAACCAACTCAAGTCCAGTCAACGGAACTTAAACTAAACCACAATGTGAACTTTCCATCAAGTTAATACGGCACATGGGTGAATCAGTCCAGTTTTGAAGGTCTCTTACCCTTCTTGTTCTTTCTGCTGCTCTGCAGCGCCGAAGGGCCACATGATCCTCGCAAATGATTTTCCGCCACGTCCGACTTACTTTTTTACAGCTGCAACAAATCAAAAAGACAGTCAATCAAACTGATCCACATCGGTGTCAAGCCACAGGAAAAGTAACGAAACTAAACAGGACATTACCTGACTAAGTCGCAGTCTCCCAGCAGGCCTAATATCCTGGTGAGAATGTGCCTCAAGTCTTTCCTCAACAGGTCACAAAGAACATCCACAAACTGCAGACCCATCTTCCCACCGATCACATTATGCAGCCCAAAATTCACAGCAACTTTATCGACGACGGTCCAGTCGTAACTTTTGCTCTTTTTAAAGCTTTTGGCCAGTTCTCGGCACACCTCCTCCTGGAAGTTCAGCACGGGCAGACAGGGCACAGAATGACACTCAGTGTCCAAGGATTGAGAGGACACACTTTTCTCTTCAGTCCTCTCCAATGAGTCCACGCCATCCACGTCCCCATGATCCACATGGCTGTTTTGGAGGGAGAGGTAGCCACTGTCCTCAGTTAGGCCACCCCCGCTGACAATCACCTCATCGTCTGACGCCACCTCCAGAGAATGCCGCTTATTCTGGTAGTTTTCTTTATTGTGGGGGCCTTTGGTTCTGGTCTCAAGAGGGGTGGAGATGTTGGCCACCACCGGGGAGCGTGGGGCGGCTGTTTTCCGTGGCGAAACGGTGTGGCCTTTTACCTCACGGAGGTTTGTTTCAGCTTTCTCCATGTGGCACAAAACAGTACTATCATCACTGTAGCTTGGACACTTCATAATGAGGCTGATCCAGACAGCAAACTAGAGgaaataagaaatgttaaagTACGTTGGACAAATTGTGACATGTCATTAATAACCCAAtaatttgaaactttaataaatCCACATAGGCCAAATCACTGGTTTGATATTTAATAATAACAGTATATCTATATTAACAGCGAGTATACACTGCAAcaaatatgaaattatataaatgagaattagaatttaaaaaaaaaattgtgatggGCAATCAATTAAGAtcacattcaaaataaaagttttcacAATGTGTGTATACTgagaataattattatgtagACACACGCAAATGTCTTGAATGTATGCAtggtgtgtgtatttatatatacataatcatAGACAGTACACacatcttaaatcaagatgtttACTTGACATGCTAAACAACCCAAGGTGATGCATTTaaattttttgaagaaaaaagaaaaggtggtgctctggaaaaaatgatttccatatttttcttcttcagtaTAAAGGTAAATGTgatattaaaacatgttttctgATCATAAAAAAAGCGAGTTAGCTTTAGTTGAAaacacgaaaaaaaaaaaaatacataccgGCCTtaactttgtcttgttttcagcaaaaactatttaataaaaaaaaaaatcttcgcAGAAAACATGACTTATCATATTAAAATTTATAGTGAGTGATAAAAGTAATATTTCCCCCAAAAAACATGTTGGAACGGCATTAACGAATTGCTGATTATCTTAATGTGTTGTCCAATAGGTTAATATAAAAATTACATAACTAATATGATAATTTAGTCCTCCCCCCTTTCTTTAGGCTCAGATGGAAGCACATTAGCCTGATCTCATATGAAGCATTGCAGTTTTagcattaaaataaagtgataATGCATGTCAAAATGCATCCCTTTGATTAGCTAATATTTAATGTGTACAAATGAGTGAAGGGATGCATTCATTTTTATGCgatttatttgtacttttaaatTTGCGCGCCTAAGTGCAAGCCACGTCAGGGTCCTCTCGATGCACAGATACTAGCTTTAGGACAACTTACAACCTATGCTTTTACACGAAAATGCTCATTAGGTTTGATGGAATACATTCTAGAGTACAAACAGTTAAATTTAAttgaacaaaaacacaaaactaaACACAAATCTGATAACTATCACATAGAGTGGGCACAAAAATGGCCGGACTATTTGTTTAAAATCCCCCTAAAAGCCTTATATTTTCACGAAACTACACAATTATAACATTAAAGTAATCGTCTCTTACCTGTAAAAgataaaagcactatataatcCTCATATGTCGTTATAAGCACGTCCTGGTCGCTATTGCAGTTGCAGCACAAGCATTTAAGCGGCAACACAATGGTTAGTGAGTTTCAGGAAAAAGCGCCACTTGCAAATGCATTTGAAATTTGGCGAAAAAAGCTTCTAACCAATCAGAGCGCAGTGGAATACCTTTAAACAACCGGCAGCCAATGACAGCGTTTGGCGAAAGACTGAAGTGATGTCATGACGCAGATAGAACCTTAACGTCAACATCCATAAAGAGCGCCACCCAATGAAAGACGCCAACCGGGAAAAAGGCGCCTTTTTGAAATATTTCAATGATAGTggactttaaaatgttttattacattttaataacacccccccccccctccccatTTTACAGTACCAATAAAGTTTGTAAACATTAAGGTTTTGTAATGTAGTCTTAtgtcaccaaggctgcatttatttgctaAGAAATAGAGTAAAACATTAAtgctgtgaaatattattataattcaaATGAACTGGTTTCTGCTGTAATATATTGtattcacatgatccttcagaaatcattctaataggctgatcaagaaacatttatttatcattattaatgttaaacagttgtgctgattaatatttatGTGGAAACTGatttttgattaatagaaagttcagaagaacagcaattattacaaatagaacttttctgtatttatttaataaatgtttttacaggTTTTTTTTATCGATTTAACAAgcctttacaaaataaaagtatatatatatatatatatatatatatatatatatatatatatatatatatatatatatatatattaatactgtatatatattaatCTTACTTAccctcaaacttttgaaatgGAAGTGtatcattataaataaaaaaacacaactgtttctaatattgataataaatcctcaaatcagaatgatttctgaaggatcatgtgacactgaagactgaagtaatgatgctgaaaattcagctttgatcacagaaataaatgacattttactatatattacaACCGAAACCAGTTCacttaaattgtaataatatttcacaatattgctgcttttattgtatttttaatcaaataaatccTTGGTGGAATTAACAgactactttcaaaaacattttttaaaaaaacagcgATTTAAAGTCCTGGAATTaagaaaagtaataaaaaaaatattcggAAATGTTATACTTAGCTCTACATGTTATTTTATGAGCTAGAAATTGCATCTTTTGAGTTAAATCTCTACAAAATGATTTTTTGCAACTTAAACTGTAAAGGTCAAACTTACTGTACACAGACACCCAGCCAAAGCATTTCACGCCGCTGTGTGAACTTCAAGAGAAAGCACCGAGTGTTTGTGAATCTCCTCAGCGGGATGGTGAGATATACTGTGCTCTTATCTTAGACTAGACGGCTGTGCTTACAATTCAATCTGACACCCATGAAGCCATATTTTTACACATTTCTTTATTGACACAAATAACTACTGATTCTGATCATTGTCTTTGAGAATGTCCATGAGGGATTCCTGTTCAGAAAACTGTTGCAAAAACACGATCATCTCCTCAAGCAGTTCCTCTCCTTGTAAAAATCCATGCACATCGTGAATGGTTTTTCCAATCCTGTGATCAGTGATCCGGTCCTGTGAGAAGTTATAGGTCCTGATTTTCTCTGACCGGCCTTTGGTGCCAATCTGTTATGAGAGAAGTAAAATGATACATACTTAAAATGTCAACAAAACAAATTATAGTCTGTGCAATGTAATTCCAGGTAAAACAGGATTTTCAGAGAAACAGAGAATCATGAAATGTGTGTGTTGCATGCCAGAATACCAAACTGATTTGGCTAAAACAATGTCCAGATATTTAGCTATTTTACATTGTCCAATAACCTGTGTGACTAAAGTGAAGTTATTTTAGAGGAAGAGCAGGATTATATTTTTCTAAAAGAAATGCGCTGATGAATCATTTACAGGGAAAGTGTCATGTTTTCAGGTTTTACGTTTTGATCTGGTGTTAAAGAATCGCTGTACCTGGAGTTTTCGAGCCTGGTATCTCTTGCTGGTCTCCTCCTCCAGCCGGGCGCTGTAGAGTTTGGCTCGCAGAAGTGTCATCGCTGTCTCTTTGTTCTTGATCTGGGAGCGCTCCTGCTGGCATTCAGCCACTGTGCCTGAAATTATGACAAATTTTGAAGTCATATAGTTAAAATGCATATATGTATTGTTATAATCTTTTCCTGTGATGGAAAActggattttcagcatcattactccagtctttagtgtcataTGCTTCACtgatgcttaatatttttgtggaaaatgtgATACCTATTATtgatatttgtgatatttaattgattattattatcatgacatttattatcatCATGTGACAGAGTGCAGGActtgaccaaaaatgtatatacCTCTTGATGGAAAAAATTGTTGTGATGTTATatccatcaagaggtgcatcaaTCTTTGGTCAAGATGGGATTGTTTTAACCCTCTATGACACAACTTTCCTTTTTTTTGTTAGGGGGGAACTTTGTTTCTAGAAAGGACTGCTCCACCCCCGCACAAAAGGACACAACCTCTTCAGCCCCTTATTTCATTGGACAGACATGTCAAgcgatattatatattaatttaaaaatatatatatttaaagggcTGGTGtgaggtccagaaaggtagtttGTTGCCTGAGGGCAGCACCATGCCATAGAGGGTTAAGTCAATATTGGCTTGAAATATGCAATGTTATAAGTTAAAGGTAATGGAGGCAGTTTAACAGAGACCTAACTTTAACTAAACTCTGTCCATAGCACAATCGGCAACATCTCTCATACTAGATTATTAGCATAACCAGTACATATGCATAAAGAATATAGAGCACATTCAGCGAATTAGTGTTTTTTGGGAGTCAGAGTGCTCTTGATGACACTGTACATCTCACTTTAttctaatat
This window encodes:
- the fbxo5 gene encoding F-box only protein 5, whose translation is MKCPSYSDDSTVLCHMEKAETNLREVKGHTVSPRKTAAPRSPVVANISTPLETRTKGPHNKENYQNKRHSLEVASDDEVIVSGGGLTEDSGYLSLQNSHVDHGDVDGVDSLERTEEKSVSSQSLDTECHSVPCLPVLNFQEEVCRELAKSFKKSKSYDWTVVDKVAVNFGLHNVIGGKMGLQFVDVLCDLLRKDLRHILTRILGLLGDCDLVSCKKVSRTWRKIICEDHVALRRCRAAERTRRDSGHPVGSLSRDFTLSRVVFSCMQTVASTPVHKAVKKPSCQTGGAQNASKSSRFQQFQEAARSLKQHESLRSCVLCGSPARVDSVMQRAVCTRVSCAFESCTLCQLAFHSSDPCRNTVRSFSSSQKTLIAGSARSKRNVRRL